The region TCGTGTCCGAACACGACTTCGTCCGAACAGTAAAATCCCACAATAAAAAAAGGCCAACTGAAGTTTATTCGTTGGCCTGCCTGATTTTTTTATGACTCTGTGATAATGCTGACTCTTTTCTTGGTCTTGCCCAAGCGGCTGAATTTGACTTTGCCGTTGGCGAGCGCGAAGAGCGTGTCGTCTCTCCCAATGCCCACATGGTCACCGGGGTGGATGCGCGTGCCGCGCTGGCGCACGAGAATGTTGCCCGCCAGA is a window of Cytophagia bacterium CHB2 DNA encoding:
- a CDS encoding 50S ribosomal protein L27, translating into MAHKKGVGSSRNGRDSNAQYLGVKKYDGEKVLAGNILVRQRGTRIHPGDHVGIGRDDTLFALANGKVKFSRLGKTKKRVSIITES